The following are from one region of the Vanessa cardui chromosome 3, ilVanCard2.1, whole genome shotgun sequence genome:
- the LOC124543820 gene encoding iron-sulfur cluster assembly scaffold protein IscU produces MAYLFSNIWRCLCTRNRAALNVVQTASYHANVIDHYENPRNVGSLDKKDRNVGTGLVGAPACGDVMKLQIKVDDDGKIIDAKFKTFGCGSAIASSSLATEWVKGKTVDEALKLKNTDIAKELSLPPVKLHCSMLAEDAIKAALSDYRIKQQEANKK; encoded by the exons ATGGCTTACTTATTCTCAAATATATGGAGATGTCTATGTACGAGAAACCGCGCTGCACTCAACGTCGTACAAACTGCGTCGTATCATGCCAAT gtAATTGATCATTATGAAAATCCTCGTAATGTTGGATCACTAGATAAAAAGGACAGAAATGTAGGAACAGGTTTAGTAGGTGCTCCGGCTTGTGGCGATGTTATGAAATTGCAGATAAAAGTTGACGACGATGGTAAAATCATTGATGCAAAATTCAAAACGTTTGGATGTGGTTCTGCAATTGCTTCGAGTTCCCTGGCCACAGAATGGGTCAAAGGCAAAACTGTGGACGaagctttaaaattaaagaatacaGACATTGCTAAGGAACTTTCATTGCCTCCTGTCAAGCTACATTGTTCTA tgcTTGCTGAGGATGCTATTAAGGCTGCACTCTCGGACTATAGGATCAAGCAACAAGaggctaataaaaaataa
- the LOC124543819 gene encoding probable phospholipid hydroperoxide glutathione peroxidase: MTIGFRTISGLVVPAFGNLLCLARVQLSTITMAENNPDYKNATSIHEFTVKNIKGEDIKLDVYKGHVCIIVNVASQCGLTANNYKQLNELYDQYAESKGLRILAFPCNQFAGQEPGNSEEIVCFASDRKVKFDLFEKIDVNGDSAHPLWKFLKNKQGGTLGSFIKWNFTKFIVDKNGTPVERHGPNTDPLDLVKSLEKYW; encoded by the exons ATGACAATCGGATTTAGAACGATATCAGGGCTTGTTGTGCCTGCTTTTGGAAATCTACTTTGCTTAGCTCGAGTTCAACTTAGTACTAT AACTATGGCTGAAAATAATCCAGATTACAAAAATGCTACGAGCATCCATGAGTTTACAGTGAAAAACATAAAAGGAGAAGATATTAAACTTGATGTGTATAAAGGTCATGTTTGTATCATTGTCAATGTTGCGTCCCAGTGTGGTCTTACAGCGAACAATTACAAACAACTCAATGAACTTTATGATCAATATGCTGAAAGCAAGG gATTACGCATTTTGGCATTCCCATGTAACCAATTTGCTGGTCAAGAGCCTGGAAACTCTGAAGAAATAGTTTGCTTTGCAAGTGACAGAAAGGTCAAATTTGACTTGTTTGAAAAGATTGATGTCAATGGAGATTCAGCTCACCCATTATGGAAATTTTTGAAG aataaaCAAGGAGGTACTTTGGGCAGTTTTATTAAATGgaattttactaaatttattgTCGATAAAAATGGAACCCCTGTTGAAAGACATGGCCCCAACACTGATCCATTGGATTTAGTTAAGTCTCTTGAAAAATATTGGTAA
- the LOC124543789 gene encoding delta(14)-sterol reductase TM7SF2, whose protein sequence is MSTRSGRIRQSLIETSPPRTRKGVSPTRSPARKRKSSPTVRSTQKSPSRKSPSRKSSSKYPARKSPSRVVKEAKEEKEASVPKSPAKRPGIKKDVEVKLENVSSKIEILKSTRSRRFEYSIKDIPATIPKIESTVRDEKTNGLESIHSASDIYSLRNRKSLDDYVPRRSSRLRDIVDSVPDMRQSFSKSLSKSMSKSVSKSIDTYSDDENTDDILLREKSQSVSRKLATPLRSSVTLSQISNRYEFGGQIGSAALSLLIPLTVFYILVSCSKSCSSISLLDIFKFQSVFNWFNSQVFFFVIGNFVLQALFLSIPIFGTKEVDEQGTKYCFNAFFSSFCTLNMLFALDYYKYLIIDSLLMSYLKMATASYLIALFLVIILHLKSLKVDDRDLNPYATSGQVLYDLFMGRQIHCYFLKVNVKLWLSRISNISTLILAILIFKHGFSIELIEIDSISWHKIMEILDKVQVKPTLLVFSTMQIVYALYFIMGEKKIITTFYWQSEGLGYLQIVSSALYPFYFTTISKYVADIDLQLSSNILIAACMLYLLGLIIMLISNNIKYEFRINPLQPSLTHLDSMPTFHGKKLLVSNLWGILRHPNYTGDIMIHIALALPGILTRNVIATVPALVTIFVFLHRAWRDHNRCRRRYGAAWQRYCKRVPSVVIPKIL, encoded by the exons ATGTCTACAAGAAGTGGCCGGATAAGACAGAGTCTTATTGAGACGAGCCCGCCGCGCACTCGTAAAGGAGTATCACCGACGCGGTCTCCCGCCAGAAAGCGAAAAAGTTCACCAACCGTTCGTTCGACTCAAAAATCACCCTCCCGTAAGTCTCCAAGTCGAAAGTCTTCGTCTAAATATCCAGCTCGTAAATCACCTTCGAGAGTTGTGAAGGAAGctaaagaagaaaaagaagCGTCGGTGCCTAAATCTCCTGCCAAACGCCCTGGCATTAAGAAAGATGTCGAAGTTAAATTAGAAAACGTGTCTTCCAAAATAGAAATCTTAAAAAGCACACGATCTAGGCGCTTTGAATACTCAATTAAAGATATCCCTGCAACGATACCGAAAATAGAGTCGACAGTTCGTGATGAAAAAACGAATGGACTTGAGAGTATACATTCAGCAAGTGATATTTACAGCCTGAGAAATAGAAAAAGTTTGGATGATTATGTCCCACGCAGATCTAGCCGGTTGAGAGATATTGTTGATAGTGTACCTGATATGAGACAAAGCTTCAGTAAATCACTAAGTAAATCAATGAGTAAGTCAGTCAGTAAGTCTATAGATACATATTCAGATGATGAAAATACTGATGATATCTTACTAAGAGAAAAATCTCAATCGGTGTCGAGAAAGCTTGCAACTCCATTGCGCAGCAGCGTGACACTGTCTCAAATAAGTAATCGTTATGAATTTGGTGGTCAAATAGGTTCAGCAGccttatctttattaataccATTGACGGTATTCTACATCTTAGTATCATGCTCAAAATCTTGCTCCTCCATATCACTTctggatatatttaaatttcaatcagtttttaattggtttaatagtcaagtatttttttttgtcatcggTAATTTTGTTTTGCAAGCCCTCTTTCTATCTATACCGATATTTGGGACTAAAGAAGTTGATGAACAGGGAACAAAGTATTGTTtcaatgcatttttttcaagtttctgtaccttaaatatgttatttgcaTTGGACTActacaaatatttgataattgatTCACTTCTAATGTCCTATTTGAAAATGGCCACAGCGTCTTATCTGATTGCATTGTTTCTGGTAATTATACTACACCTAAAGAGTCTGAAGGTTGATGATCGAGATTTAAATCCATATGCTACATCTGGACAAGTTTTGTACGATCTCTTCATGGGCCGGCAGATACATTGCTATTTCTTGAAAGTTAATGTGAAACTTTGGTTGTCAAGAATATCCAACATAAGTACT ctAATTTTGGCAATATTAATCTTCAAACATGGCTTTTCTATCGAACTGATAGAAATTGATAGCATATCATGGCATAAAATTATGGAGATACTAGACAAAGTACAAGTTAAGCCAACTTTGTTGGTGTTTAGCACCATGCAAATAGTTTATGcgctatattttataatgggagagaaaaaaatcataacaacATTTTATTGGCAATCGGAGGGTTTGGGGTATCTTCAAATTGTTTCCAGTGCACTATACCCTTTCTATTTTactacaatttcaaaatatgtaGCAGATATTGATTTACAACTCTCAAGTAATATACTAATAGCTGCTTGTATGCTGTACTTACTGGGCTTAATTATAATGCTTATcagtaacaatattaaatatgaattcagGATAAACCCACTGCAGCCTAGCTTAACAC acTTAGACTCGATGCCCACATTTCATGGAAAGAAACTTCTTGTGTCCAACCTTTGGGGTATTCTACGCCATCCTAATTATACGGGCGATATTATGATTCATATAGCACTTGCTTTGCCGGGTATCCTCACACGCAATGTCATAGCCACCGTACCAGCTTTGGTGACCATATTCGTTTTCTTACATCGTGCGTGGCGGGACCATAATAGATGTCGTCGACGATACGGAGCCGCATGGCAAAGGTATTGTAAGAGAGTGCCATCTGTTGTCatacctaaaatattataa